A section of the Armatimonadota bacterium genome encodes:
- the pdxS gene encoding pyridoxal 5'-phosphate synthase lyase subunit PdxS, with protein sequence MDKSTWRTKVGLAEMLKGGVIMDVTNAEQAKIAEEAGAVAVMALERVPADIRAQGGVARMADPEKIKDIMATVTIPVMAKCRIGHFTEARVLEALGVDFVDESEVLTPADEQFHVEKHQFRVPFVCGCRDLGEALRRIGEGAAMIRTKGEAGSGNVVEAVRHMRLVMTGVRRLTTLRPEELMTEAKNLGAPYDLVAEIAGTGKLPVPNFAAGGIATPADAALMMHLGAEAVFVGSGIFKSKDPKSRARAIVDATAHYDDPKLIADACAGLGEAMPGLEMSKLAEGDLLQTRGW encoded by the coding sequence TTGGATAAGTCAACCTGGAGAACCAAAGTCGGCCTGGCGGAAATGCTCAAGGGCGGCGTCATCATGGACGTCACCAATGCCGAGCAGGCCAAAATCGCCGAGGAGGCGGGCGCGGTCGCGGTCATGGCCCTGGAACGCGTCCCGGCGGACATCCGCGCTCAGGGCGGGGTCGCGCGCATGGCCGACCCCGAGAAGATCAAGGACATCATGGCAACGGTCACCATCCCGGTCATGGCCAAGTGCCGCATCGGGCACTTCACGGAGGCGCGGGTGCTGGAGGCGCTGGGGGTGGACTTCGTTGACGAGAGCGAGGTGCTCACCCCCGCCGACGAGCAGTTCCACGTCGAGAAGCACCAGTTCCGCGTGCCCTTCGTGTGCGGCTGCCGCGACCTCGGCGAGGCGCTGCGCCGCATCGGCGAGGGCGCGGCCATGATCCGCACCAAGGGCGAGGCCGGCAGCGGCAATGTCGTCGAGGCGGTGCGCCACATGCGCCTGGTGATGACCGGGGTCCGACGCCTGACGACTCTGCGCCCCGAGGAGCTGATGACCGAGGCGAAAAACCTGGGCGCACCCTACGACCTGGTGGCCGAAATCGCCGGCACCGGCAAGCTCCCCGTGCCCAATTTCGCCGCCGGCGGCATCGCCACCCCCGCCGACGCCGCCCTGATGATGCATCTGGGCGCGGAGGCGGTGTTCGTCGGCTCCGGCATCTTCAAGTCCAAGGACCCCAAGTCCCGCGCGCGCGCCATCGTGGACGCCACCGCGCACTACGACGACCCCAAGCTGATCGCGGACGCCTGCGCCGGTCTGGGCGAGGCGATGCCGGGGCTGGAGATGAGCAAGCTCGCCGAGGGCGACCTGCTCCAGACAAGGGGCTGGTAG